In Coffea eugenioides isolate CCC68of chromosome 4, Ceug_1.0, whole genome shotgun sequence, the genomic stretch AATTTTTACCAAAACTCATATACTTTTAAAGGTGAGAGTAGCAACCACTTTAAATatgatttttagtttttttaacaCCAAGTTGCGAACTTATAAGTGTTAATTGCTTCTTTATCTAAACCAAACGAGCGagtatgaattttctagagtttgataagcgAAATGAATACTACTTCaacgagtttcatttatttgcttttctttaagcgaaactctTATATTTTGAACCCTAATTGCTTTCAAACTGtccaatgatattttatcgcagatttggactccaaccaaggagttgacCTTGGACGtggttttgaaaagaaataaatttttggtgagtgttttccaatgcatgattgaacttgatctttgaatgaaatgattttcTAATGCGATTGAATAATACTTGACTTGTTTTgatgaggcgagggtgtactttattgcactcgttcTCCCTTTCTTAAATGATCTCATACTTACTTGCTTGAACTTGATTGACTTGTACTTGCATTAgtgcttgtacttgacttgtaagtgctgagcagTAGCATGTactgggaggtgcctctcaccCCGTCTCACTACTTTTATCCTCACCCTATTGGTTAGTCAGTCGAATCGAGCTAATAAGGGCTTGATCGAGGAAATTGGCAAACTATAGgtactgtttattgtttattttttattttataatcctttggatatggtccactggattcggtatactcgagtattaccatcactTTTACTTtgaagttcgggcccggtaagggggttgattggtggatgaaaattggtgtaaagtagAGATCTACGGTCATAGTTTTGCTTATTTAAATGTTGACGGAATGTCAACAGGTTCAGATTAGgtaatgcaatgggaatttggctcttgagagccatctgtatccttatactttgaaatgattgtTACTTGTAGTATTACTGTTTCTTTTTCtgaacttttacactcgctcatttttagatttcaagttttacatatGACCAACTTGTTACTTGGGACTGCATGAAGTTTTGGAGCCTCACTGAATTTTGGCTCGCTctattagtttttgttttccttataggaggTTACGAGCATAGGCGTGAAGCTGGAAAGGCTAGTCTTGTCTAGACTTTTAACTTTTGTAATTCTACTAGCGCTAGTCCTCGATTAAGGTTAGAAGTGCAACTAGAATTTGAATCTCTTATTATATTCGGATATGTATGAATGGTTGAGATAGCAATAAATGTAAATGTACTTTTAAAGCTTGGGAGCCGTAGTTTCCTTTACTTTTGAAGTTGcaacttattttcttgaagtggGTGAATGAGTCCTAATGAGAGTTGGGCAAACGGTCctctaaaccctagggtatgccctagggggaggtggggtcgtcacaggtggtatcagagccattttgcgtggtctctgcgcgggtGAACTTggatcaagtggtgttatgATCCCGATTACGTGCAAAGTGTAAAGGATTAGATGCTCTTCTTGAGCGTaagttgtgaatcatgaatgtgataggtataaaacCTTTATCTCAATACTTGGggaaaaattagatatgtatgttgggtaggaatctcaaaagtggttgattttcttttgggactggccagctcgagtggtgaattatcatattttcaaatttttttaccCAAGTACCacagagtgatacctttatgataagtcGATATCCCGAGTCATATTAGGATAAGTCTGGATTGTGAAAGACAAGACtcggggaatgcgaatagtctaGATTTGGGagatattgaagatattagtgagatCTGGGACCCTTATTATTCAAGTGTACATACGTGGTTATACTTcttcaagttttgattaagtaCAGTACTTGAGCAATACCTGGGATTAGTCTCCCATAGGGTATGTGACTTgttatgatatgtatataaggagagtgttttattttaaatgtgttctattattttcattttatgatttgGAAATACTTTTATCGAGTTTTATAGctactttattttgcttatacctATATTGTCTATTTTTCAAAAGAAGCATGGAGGGTAGGCGAAATTAGGGACGTGAGACCAGTCGAGGGCGCAATTCTAACAGTGGACGTAGGGCTAGACGAGTGCAAGAATAAGTACAAGAATCGAGAGAAGAGAGAGGTGCAACGGTTGAGCCACAACTTGGACCTCGAGCCGAAGGAGGGGATCGGGTGGCAACGGCAATacagcaaatgactaatattcttACTCGATTGGTAGAGCAGCAGGGTCAAACCCCTGTCAATCAGCCTAGGGACCCTGAAATAGGGAAGATAGGGGTCTAgagcggtttcaaaagttttctcctcccAAGTTTCTTGGAGGGTCAGATCCTGAGGTAGCCGAGAGATGGCTAGAAGCAATGATTGATATTTTCGCCGCCTTGAATTATACGGAGGAAAAGCAGGTGAATTTTACTGTATTTCAATTCGAGAGACCAGGTAGAACCTGGTGGAATATAATTAGAACTAAATGGGAGAGAGAGTGGACAGTATGGACTTGGTTGAACTTTGTGCGAGAGTTTAATAAGAAATATCTTCCACCAATAGTCCAGGAGAAAAGGAATGACGATTTCATTAAACTACGTCAAGGAGGCTTAAGTGCATCTGAGTATGAAACTCAGTTCACCAAGTTATCAAAATTTGCTCCTAAATTGATAGTTATGGAGCAAAGGAGGGTgaggaggtttgtgcaagggtTGAACGTAGAGATACAAGAGGCTTTAGCAgcggcacaaattaatactttcaCGGAGGTTCTTGAGAAAACCCAGAGGATAGAGATTGCAAGGGCACAAGTGAACACTTTTCATGCAAGAAAGAAAGGTGCATCTAGTGGAGACCAAGGGCAAGAACAAGGTGGTCAAGGTATGCCACCTCGTAAAGTGAGTCGAGGAGCTGGTGGTGTGAAAATTTCAGGGACATCTACGGAAGTTATTTCGAGAGGAGTCCCAGGGGGAAAAGAACAACtgagaggtgcctcacaaggagatcaaacatCAATCCTttatggatattgtggaaaGACCAACCATACTGAGGAtaattgttggcgaaaggcactgaaatgtttatggtgtggtagtgctGAGGGCCAGATTGCAACCTGTCCCCTCAGTTTGAACCCTAAACAACCAAATGTAGGAGGAAATAAATTCATAGTGCCTGCCAGAGCATATACCTTAAACCACCAGCCAGTGCTTAACCCGTCTAAAGTGGTAGAAGGTAAGATTCGTGTTTTCCATTGTCTAGCTAAATTTTGGCTAATGATGAGATCGGGGAACTAGAGACAGACATGCAGGACAAAATATCCTGAGTTATTTATGAacaaatgtatgaatttcgaggtcgaaattcttttaagggggagagagtgtgatgacttgaaaatttgcttatattttcttataattccctcttattttgaataaactattttctaatttctttactactaattttattccctcaatagttgtaatatataataaaatcgagagttttacttttacttttatagttagagcAAACTAGGGTATTCacgtattttggtagtgtgattacttggtgatgtgagaaccctgaaaatgctTATATAAATAATATTACGTATGTCTTTCACACCTCTTTTATTCGCTAATAATTCCTAGTactacttttacttgtttgcaattaagtacgtaaaaCACGCTTATGTGgaaatttatataatttttctgAGTTATGAATTCCTTGGTTCCGCTAAACTAAATTAAGATTTTTGGAGCTAGACTAAACCTTTCGTGTTAACATAAATGTTGGATTTTTAtatattggtcaaacttgattttaataggttAATTAACCAAACAAGAATGTTAAAGAAAGCTTAATACTAATTCGTAATCAATTAATTCCAGATCAAGATAATACAAGCACCCTAACCATATTGAGGACCTAAATTGGTGATAATCAAAGTCTTGCAAGATTAGCATTTTAATTAGACGTTCAAAGCAATTTGGGGACAATTTTTGGAGCTTAATTAGGACCAAGGACTTGAGTGGCTAATTGGAGAATTAGTGAAATGTCTACAATACCCTCACAGCCTCACAACACCACCCACGGCCATAACCAATTTCTGCAACCCAAACAACTCCCGGACATCATGATCACAAGCCACCCAGCTCGGCCAACCGCAGCTCCACCACCTCAGCCGGCCAATCACACATTTCACCACTGCAGCACACCACCTCTGTCGACACTCAACCTCCCTCAAATCCGCAGCACCACTTCACAATCTCACCCCATACCCTCTGCACACTCCCTACAACAGATAACATCCCACCATTTCCTTGTTATCATCGCCAGAGTAGAGAGGAAGAAACCGAGCCATACATCTACCAATCCTGTTCGTGAGCTAGAGGAGAGGAAGGGGAGAGCTAGTGGAAGTTGTAGGAGTTGCTGGCCATCACCATCCTCGACCAACAATCACCAGCTACAACCAGAACCTGCTTCGTGCGTGAGGGCCGTGAGGAAGGAGAACCTTTCAAACATTCTGTCCGAGAActtagcttgctgtgaggtGATTCCTGAGCTCCATTTAAACTGACTAAAGGTTGTTTAAGCCTTGCATTTGTCGAGTGAACAAGGATAAGTTAGAAAAGATTTAATGGACTTAAAATCTGGCCACATTCTGACCACCAAGGATGATTGATTAAAATTCTGGAAATCTTGATTTCGGACTGCCGAGTAGCTGAATTAGAAATGCAActttaattttatttctttgaggTAATCTGAGCTCATATATACGGTTACTTAACACTAAACATGATGCTCAAGGTCATGCATGTCAATCTAAGTGTTCGGATGATGAACTTAagatattagaaaaattttctgtttCGGTTAGATGTCCCTGCCGAGGATTGATTTGGGCATTGCAGCTTCACTTGGCTCCAGTTTGTTGTTCTGGAACTTATAGTTATGTTTATCTAATAGGGGATGAAGTTAGTTATCGATCTGCATGTTGGCTAGGTGCGATTAGATGATGAAACAAAATTtgggaaatttctggtttaaggAAAACAGAATGATCGTGGGCTGAATTTGATAATGCAACTCTAATCCGCTAAACTGTCTTAAACCGAGCTTGTGCAGGGAATTAATGATCTAATTACTGACCAGTGAATCTGTTTACTACTTTGCAAGTCCATGCTATATCCTCGGATAATGAATTtaggaagaaagaaattctgttttgaggaaaaatgatttttgccGTGGAAATGACTTGGAAGTGCATCTATAATTTTGTCTTTCTGTGATAATGTGATCACACAAGAGTAATTAGCTGTGTGAATCTCAATGTTCATGAGGTCTAAGACCCTGCATGTTAATTCTACGAAGTAAATTGATGAATTAaagaacctaaaaaaaaattctggtttaagtgaattgggaatttgtaTGACCTGAAATTTCCGAGACCTGGAATTGAATTTTAGTTCTCAATCTATGATTATGGGGCTTTTATGAGTTAATGTATATGATTaactagttaacaacatgttaattgAAGTTTGcataaggtttttgtagctTGGCTAtccaggaaaataaaaatgaaaacagaaaattatttCAGGAACCATCATCCGAACTTAGTAGAAATAAATTCTGGATTTGTGTTTGATGAATACAGTTATAGCATGAACCtggatttgttttgaaaatctgTACTAGCTAGCTATGTTTTCAAGAACTAATAGAGTACCAAAAAtcctgttttaaccaaagaaaaattctgttttgaaatCACTGCTATTGCTGGAATTCCTTTGTGAATTACCGTTAacttgaacctggaaattttgaagattaTAACGGTGGTTTAGTTTCAACTCCTGAATGGAAATTGTGCATTGTTTAGCTAAGTCATTGCATGAGAATGTGAGAGTTTAAAAGCCTACCTCACCCGAGTAAATGAAGtaaaaacagaaatttccttcaTGCATGATTCATCCGTGGTTTACTAAACagacttttgaaaattttgggagGTTTAACTCTACTgctcgaatttgattatgaACCAGAATCTTCAGCTTGACTCTAGAATGTATTTCCCTAAGTTGTTAGGAACTCGAAATGCATGATTAAATGCACAAGTAGCCTGTGGAATCTGTTTGGCAATAAACCATTTGATATCTTGGGACTTCGTTTTCGAAATAAGTAAAGTGCAGTTATGGagataagctggaaatttttccagcCTTGGTCATGATTGATAAAGTAGTACGTATGGATTACTTTATATATCTTGGAGCTGTGGAAAAATTGTACTACCTTTGAATTTGCTTTATAATACCTTGAGATGGTCATGCCTTGGAATTTGGGGGTGACAATGTGATATTGTGGATAGTATTTCTTGGCTTTGGATCAAATACTTGAATAGGAGGCTGCTGCAAAT encodes the following:
- the LOC113769232 gene encoding uncharacterized protein LOC113769232; translated protein: MIDIFAALNYTEEKQVNFTVFQFERPGRTWWNIIRTKWEREWTVWTWLNFVREFNKKYLPPIVQEKRNDDFIKLRQGGLSASEYETQFTKLSKFAPKLIVMEQRRVRRFVQGLNVEIQEALAAAQINTFTEVLEKTQRIEIARAQVNTFHARKKGASSGDQGQEQGGQGMPPRKVSRGAGGVKISGTSTEVISRGVPGGKEQLRGASQGDQTSILYGYCGKTNHTEDNCWRKALKCLWCGSAEGQIATCPLSLNPKQPNVGGNKFIVPARAYTLNHQPVLNPSKVVEGKIRVFHCLAKFWLMMRSGN